A genomic stretch from Gopherus flavomarginatus isolate rGopFla2 chromosome 3, rGopFla2.mat.asm, whole genome shotgun sequence includes:
- the LOC127047563 gene encoding tubulin polymerization-promoting protein family member 2-like isoform X2, with amino-acid sequence MSELEKAFGKFATYGDTAATGNDMTGKNFSKMLKDCGVMDGKAVTSTDVDIVFNKVKTKGARTINFAEFQQAMKELCGKRFKGKSPEEALQAVYALMEGKEPANVGVTKTTTAGGVDRLTDTSKYTGSHKERFDESGKGKGIAGREDVTDGSGYVGAYKGAGTYDKTH; translated from the exons ATGTCAGAGTTGGAGAAAGCCTTCGGTAAATTTGCCACGTACGGTGACACGGCTGCCACTGGCAATGATATGACGGGCAAGAACTTCTCCAAGATGTTGAAAGATTGTGGTGTGATGGACGGGAAGGCCGTGACCAGCACCGATGTCGATATTGTGTTCAACAAAGTCAA GACCAAAGGTGCTCGCACCATCAACTTTGCTGAGTTCCAGCAGGCCATGAAGGAGCTGTGTGGCAAGCGGTTCAAGGGCAAGTCTCCTGAGGAGGCCCTGCAGGCTGTATATGCACTGATGGAGGGCAAGGAACCAGCCAACGTGGGTGTAACG AAAACCACCACAGCTGGTGGGGTTGATAGACTGACAGACACCAGCAAATACACAGGCTCCCACAAGGAACGGTTTGATGAGAGCGGCAAGGGGAAAGGGATAGCTGGCCGTGAAGACGTGACCGATGGCAGTGGCTATGTTGGGGCCTACAAGGGAGCTGGCACCTATGACAAGACACACTAG